In the Diospyros lotus cultivar Yz01 chromosome 13, ASM1463336v1, whole genome shotgun sequence genome, TTATGTTTTTACCCATGTAAATAGGAGAACAATCAAGAGGAATACTTATGTtttgatcaaattttaaatgaatagaAATtggattctttccttttctcttgtTATATCTCTCATTCTTTTTGTCTGTTTCTTCTAAGAATCATAGACACCTTTGTGAGGGGGCCATATTGTATTTTCATACATGTATCACATACTTGTTTAAACATGTtctattatttcttattatgtTCTTCAATACAGAACAATTTAGGGATACTTGGGGAACTCCTATGTCCATCTGGGATCTTGTGtggtaatatttaaaaaaaatatattttacaaacTACAGTTTAAAGTTAAGTTAAACTAAATAAGTTTTAAGATTATTGACTTCCTGAACTTTTTCTTGATAAATTTTCCTAAATTATATGTTGATTTTAATCACATTTATATCCTAGTATGTGAAATTATTTCatgcataaatttaaaatagtttaTTCATTGTCCCATGTTCAgtctttttgaaaattaacaTTTTGATATGTCCTCATTGTGCCTTCTCTTTCCCATGCCCTGTGTCAATATCATACTTTGTAATTTGTATGCTATCATGCACTCCCATATCAAGGTTGCACTCTTCATCAGTAGTATaatcattctcatttttttcttaattctcttAAAACCTTTGAATCACGATCATCTCTGAAGAGTTTTTGGTATTCAGGTTCATCAATACAGTCGTTTTAAACCGTCAGATGGCACACTGTCTTACCCAAGCCGTAAATCCCACTAGGTAGTTCACCCAATCCTCGTGTCcgtaaaaaataaacttatgaCATGTTCTATGTACTAATGAGGTAGTTGGGACACATCTTAAGAATAATCAATTTCAAGCAAAACCATTATGGGGTTAGTATGTTCAACTGAAATGGTATATTTGACTATATAGCTGGATTATAAAAAATGGTTTTAGAGCAGGCTAAAATTATCACACTTAATACATAAGTACGTGGTTCTAACATATTTCATTCATTGTTAATGCATTGCctataaaaaattgaagtatTAGTTGTTAGTTGTGCAGGTGATGGAGCAATGAAGAAACACATTGGTTCTTCTACATGGAGAACCACTGCAGTGTCAATCACAGACTTGCAAAATTTGCTTTGATGGGTCATTCTGATAGAACATGAAGAGGTTTATAGGCTCCTTCTGTGGGCATTTTAGTCAGGTCTTCTTTAATCAACCTTGCTTGGGCTCTACTCAAAGCCATTTTTCATTCCTGTTATTTGGTAGAAATTTTTTGGTTCGAAATCTGTCCTCTGGCTTATCCGCTTCCAGACCTTTTCCTGATTATTCACCAAAGAAGCCTACCATCAGGGACTCTGAACTTGTCCATCAAATCAGCAATACCATCAAACAACGTCGCTCTGAGCCCCTTCGCCACATTCTGAAACCCTATGAATCAAAATTCAGGGGAGACCACCTTATTTGGGTTCTCATGAACATAAAGAATGATTACAAACTAGTTTTAGATTTCTTTGACTGGGCATGTCTACGCAGGGAGCCATCTCTAGAATCCCGTTGCATTGTTGTTCAAATTGCTGTTGCTGCAAATGATCCAGAGATGGCACAAAAACTCATTCGAGATTTCTGGAGAAAACCTAATTTAGAGGTTTCCCTTTCATTTGCTTGTTTTGTTGAGAGATTGATATATACTTTTAAGGAGTGGGGGTCTAATCCTTGCGTCTTTGATATTTTCTTCCAAGTCCTTGTTGACATTGGAATGCTTGATGAAGCAAGGAAACTTTTCGATAAGATGCTGAATTATGGTGTGGTTTTATCTGTTGATTCGTGTAATTTATATCTTTCGCGTCTCCCAAAGAATTTGCATGGGCTTGAGACAGCATTGCAAGTTTTCAGAGAATTTCCTGAAGTAGGTGTTTGTTGGAACACCATATCTCACAATATTGTGATACACTCACTTTGTCAATTAGGGAAAGTTAAAGAAGCTCATAATTTGCTCCTGCAAATGGAGTTGAGAGGTTGTATGCCTGATGTTGTAAGTTACAGCACAGTAATCAATGGATATTGTCATGCTGGGGAGCTTGAAACAGTCCTGAAGCTTACAGAAGATATGCAGTGCAAAGGATTGAAGCCAAACTCATATACATTTAACAGCAATATCCTTATTTTATGTAAGAATGGGAAGGTTCCTGATGCGGAGATTGTGTTGAGGGAGATGTTGAGACAGGGAGTACTTCCAGATAACGTGGTTTATACAACTCTCGTTGATGGTTACTGCAAGGTTGGAAACATTTCATCTGCATACAATCTACTTGATGAAATGCAGAATCATAAAATTATTCCTGACTTTGTAACTTGTACTGCTATTATCTGTGGGCTTTGTCAAACTTGGAAGATATCTGAAGCAGATAAACTCTTTCACGAAATGCTTAGTAGAGGGATGCAGCATGACAGAATTACTTATACTGCTCTTATAGATGGTTATTGCAAGGCTGGTAAGATGAAAGAGGCCTTTTCACTTCATAACCAGATGGTGCAAATGGGACTAACCCCAAATGTCGTCACTTACTCTGCACTTGCTGATGGTCTCTGTAAACTTGGGGAGGTAGACGCAGCTAATGAGCTCCTTCATGAGATGTGTGCAAAGGGCCTTGAGCTGAACGTTTGTACCTACAACTCACTTATCAATGGTTTTTGTATAGTGGGAAATATAGAACAAGCAGTTAAACTAATGGAAGATATGGATGTGGCAGGATTCCATCCCGATACCATCACTTACACTACTCTAATGGATGCATATTGTAAATCAGGGGAGATGGTCAAGGCTCACAAACTTCTAAGTGAGATGCTGAATAGAGGGCTTCAACCCACAATTGTTACATTCAATGTGCTAATGAATGGATTCTGCCTGTCAGGAATGCTAGATGATGGTGAGAAGCTGCTAAAATGGATGTTAGAGAAGGGTATAATGCCAAATGCTACCACCTACAATTCTCTAATGAAGC is a window encoding:
- the LOC127788566 gene encoding pentatricopeptide repeat-containing protein At1g05670, mitochondrial, with translation MKRFIGSFCGHFSQVFFNQPCLGSTQSHFSFLLFGRNFLVRNLSSGLSASRPFPDYSPKKPTIRDSELVHQISNTIKQRRSEPLRHILKPYESKFRGDHLIWVLMNIKNDYKLVLDFFDWACLRREPSLESRCIVVQIAVAANDPEMAQKLIRDFWRKPNLEVSLSFACFVERLIYTFKEWGSNPCVFDIFFQVLVDIGMLDEARKLFDKMLNYGVVLSVDSCNLYLSRLPKNLHGLETALQVFREFPEVGVCWNTISHNIVIHSLCQLGKVKEAHNLLLQMELRGCMPDVVSYSTVINGYCHAGELETVLKLTEDMQCKGLKPNSYTFNSNILILCKNGKVPDAEIVLREMLRQGVLPDNVVYTTLVDGYCKVGNISSAYNLLDEMQNHKIIPDFVTCTAIICGLCQTWKISEADKLFHEMLSRGMQHDRITYTALIDGYCKAGKMKEAFSLHNQMVQMGLTPNVVTYSALADGLCKLGEVDAANELLHEMCAKGLELNVCTYNSLINGFCIVGNIEQAVKLMEDMDVAGFHPDTITYTTLMDAYCKSGEMVKAHKLLSEMLNRGLQPTIVTFNVLMNGFCLSGMLDDGEKLLKWMLEKGIMPNATTYNSLMKQYCIRNDMRATTEIYKRMHAQGVMPDSNTYNILVKGHSKARNMKEAWFLHREMVEKGFKLSVTSYNALIKGFLKRKKYLEARKVFEEMRREGLVADRELYITFVDVIYSEGNIDITLELCDEAIEKCLVDDSNKENT